Part of the Besnoitia besnoiti strain Bb-Ger1 chromosome Unknown contig00015, whole genome shotgun sequence genome is shown below.
GAGTCGTGTCTCCAGTTCGTACAGCCGATCCATGTGAGCCGCTTCGTTGCGTTCCTTCTCGATTTCCAGCGACTGCCGCTGCATCGCCAGTGCGTCAtacgccgtctctctctcccttcgctcgtcgcgcagctgcgccacctcttcgcgcagcgccttgaCGAGGTCCTCGGCCGCCTTTACGCTGGCACCTGCGCTCTCAATGGCGTCGCGAACAGCGGCTTTTTTGGAAGTCTCGAAAACCGTCGCTTGCTGCGTCATCGCCGCTTCTAGTTCGCGAATTCGCTCCTGAAGCAGACGCGACTCGTGTTCCAACTCGCTCTGGCGATGcctgtgcgcctgcgccatgTGCTCTTTCTCCTCACCCTCCTCGCGGAGTTGCTTCTCCAGTGCCCGCCAGGcgtttttttcctctctgaAGGTTCCATCTAGCTCCGCAAGATGCGCCCGCAGACTCTCAAGCTGCTTGCCGTCCGCGGCCAgagacgcccgcgctgcctcaAGATCCCTCAAGActtcctctgcgcgggccttctcctcctcgacTTCCCGCTGAAGCCTGGAAGCAagcgtctctttctccttcgcctcctctcttgcCTTCTCGAGGTTCTCCTCCATCACGGTGCGGAACTCGTCGAGCTTCGCACGCGCATCGCTCACTTGCCCAGTCAGCTCCGCCTCTTTCTTGGCTGCCAGGCCTTCCTGCTCGCGCAGGTGAAGAAGCAAGTGGGCACGCAGCTCTTCAGCCTTCACGAGTTCATCCTGCAGCATTCCTTCAGACTGTTTTTCATTCGCCTCCATGgcggcttccttctccttcaaCGCATCAGCGAgctttttcttttcctcctccAGAGCTCCATTTGCCTTCTTCAGAGTTTCGTGCTCCTTCGCGAGCTCGTCACCTCTCTTCTTTGCTTGCTCAAGCTCGCGCTGGAGGCTTTGACActtctctcgctcctcttcgaCGTTTTTCCTCAGcaccttctcctcgcgcaccTGCGCTTCCCATTTCTTGTCCGcgttcgtcttctcttcacgctgcttcgtcttctcggCTTCGAGTGCTTCCTCGAGTTTTTTCACCTTTTCCGCCTCACGCGACAGCACATTCGAGAGCTCTTGCTCCAGCCGAGCAGCGCgctccttttcctctctcagcAAAGCCTCTGCGCCATTGACTTTTTCAGTCAGCTCCTCCGCCCGTGTCGAAGACCGTTGCAGTTCGTCTTTCATCTCGTTTTTAGCGTCCTCCAGACGTCGCTTTAGCTCTGCCTCTCGGCCTTCGCTCTCACGCAACGCCTTCTCCACTTCTTCAACCTTTTTCGCGTCACCGCTAGTCGCTTGCCCACGCGACCCAACGAGGGAAGAGACCTCGCGCTCCAGCTCGGCGACGCGACTGGCGAAGGCCTGACTCTCTtgtgcgaggcgcgcgttctccgcctgcagagtctcgcggagctcctcgaggTCTTTCAACTTGGACTGACCCTCTTCGAGAGCGCGCTGGTCTTCGGCCCGAGCGGCTTCGAGTTTCTTAGCGTGTACCTGCTTGATCAcgtccgccttcttcttttcaTGCTCAAGCGCCTTGCGGAGCTCCTCtgcgttcttctcctctaccttgcgtctccgcctctcctcctgAACCTCCGCTCTCAGCGCCTGGAGGCTGTCctgcgccctctcctccATGGCATTGGTGACAGCGCCGGTGGCGTTCGCTCTGGCCTCCAACTTGTttcgctcctcctcgagTCGTTGTCGCGCTTGCAGGAGTTGCTTCTCCTTCCGCTCGACCCCCGCGATCTTTGCCGCCAAGATCTGCGTGCCAACCTCGCCACTACTCTGCGCATCCGCGAGCTGCttgaggaggcgcagctcggcGAGTTGCTCGTCTTGGTCGGCGGTCACCGTGTGAGGCTTGTGGAGAGCCGCCGCTGTTGACTTCagctctcgctctgcgcggaat
Proteins encoded:
- a CDS encoding uncharacterized protein (encoded by transcript BESB_028170), giving the protein MPSSSQSSSWEPYPEVFSHDSALIVPSGAPPAQGSPRGGAAGQSATGGGDRVVDLSSLFHPEYLRARALQICADADRFRAERELKSTAAALHKPHTVTADQDEQLAELRLLKQLADAQSSGEVGTQILAAKIAGVERKEKQLLQARQRLEEERNKLEARANATGAVTNAMEERAQDSLQALRAEVQEERRRRKVEEKNAEELRKALEHEKKKADVIKQVHAKKLEAARAEDQRALEEGQSKLKDLEELRETLQAENARLAQESQAFASRVAELEREVSSLVGSRGQATSGDAKKVEEVEKALRESEGREAELKRRLEDAKNEMKDELQRSSTRAEELTEKVNGAEALLREEKERAARLEQELSNVLSREAEKVKKLEEALEAEKTKQREEKTNADKKWEAQVREEKVLRKNVEEEREKCQSLQRELEQAKKRGDELAKEHETLKKANGALEEEKKKLADALKEKEAAMEANEKQSEGMLQDELVKAEELRAHLLLHLREQEGLAAKKEAELTGQVSDARAKLDEFRTVMEENLEKAREEAKEKETLASRLQREVEEEKARAEEVLRDLEAARASLAADGKQLESLRAHLAELDGTFREEKNAWRALEKQLREEGEEKEHMAQAHRHRQSELEHESRLLQERIRELEAAMTQQATVFETSKKAAVRDAIESAGASVKAAEDLVKALREEVAQLRDERRERETAYDALAMQRQSLEIEKERNEAAHMDRLYELETRLCARDEEAQKAERKHKQMEADMLHAVRELQSYRETTDALQNQLRTLEERLEWQERERHELRERARCEREAAVRERDLKIAALENEREQAVEKLEEMAKARAKTKSDLEAHAKSLQERHQRVSDDLAKEKSAANRLREQVVGLEALVAEQRRQRGAAEASLEAQKSHLATLEKEWEEEYKCLRDAKHVADEKVGMLQKSVAFHRAATQELEAKVKALEQRDRAAAQRLAGDLSAASGAASGTAQGAGGTRASKRASPAKKAVASDVEAEEADAAAAPGARTASRKGRKAKKIEDQRPLGSPAKRSGREGRSDASPGAESEVEPPANRRQLLAYVMALLMLPIAFAVLKAANVL